One segment of Clarias gariepinus isolate MV-2021 ecotype Netherlands chromosome 6, CGAR_prim_01v2, whole genome shotgun sequence DNA contains the following:
- the endou gene encoding uridylate-specific endoribonuclease A — protein MKNVLLLLFTLTLITKGHGNFSESRVSDSEIQKVSEVLYLLDSNRASESELVLRPQTLIQSAETNGKNDLSPLPLFGYVDEVSLFSKPTYAALISLLDNYERKTGVSEDSSSVVVQEQENFLKETMKNTELGRELFSFFHTKGYYSSWEEFLYDLRMMWFGLYSRSSGSLDSSGFEHIFSGEIKSGKVSGFHNWVRFYLLEKSGFLNYYSHSHDGPWTLYPDVLGMQFMWDGYYKEVGSSLIGSSPEFDLAVYTLCYITRPGKQCHLSVGGQPLRIQTYTWDKTTYGDGKKYIASAYPVTP, from the exons ATGAAGAACGTTCTGCTTCTTCTGTTCACACTCACCCTGATCACTAAGGGTCATGGCA acttCTCTGAAAGCAGAGTCTCAGACTCAGAGATTCAGAAGGTTTCAGAGGTTTTGTATCTTCTGGACTCGAACAGAGCCTCGGAGTCAGAGCTCGTCCTCCGCCCGCAAACCCTGATACAGTCTGCTGAGACCAACGGGAAGAACGACCTCTCACCTCTCCC gTTGTTTGGGTATGTGGATGAGGTGTCTCTGTTCTCGAAGCCTACGTACGCGGCTCTGATCTCTTTACTGGATAACTACGAGAGGAAGACGGGCGTGTCAGAGGACTCCAGTTCTGTGGTGGTGCAGGAACAGGAGAACTTCCTGAAGGAAACCATGAAGAACACAGAGTTGGGCAGAGAACTTTTCTCCTTCTTCCATACTAAAG gtTATTACAGCTCATGGGAGGAGTTCCTTTATGATCTCAGGATGATGTGGTTCGGTCTTTACTCTCGCAGCAGCGGCAGCCTCGACTCCAGCGGCTTTGAGCACATCTTctcag GAGAGATAAAGAGTGGGAAAGTGTCTGGATTCCATAACTGGGTGAGATTTTACCTGCTGGAGAAATCAGGGTTTCTGAACTACTACAGTCACAGTCATGATGGTCCT tggaCGCTGTACCCGGACGTACTGGGGATGCAGTTCATGTGGGACGGTTATTATAAAGAGGTCGGTTCTTCTCTGATCGGGTCGAGTCCTGAGTTCGACCTGGCCGTCTACACACTCTGTTACATCACACGACCCGGAAAACA gtgcCATCTGAGTGTGGGAGGGCAGCCACTGAGGATCCAGACGTACACCTGGGACAAAACCACCTACGGAGACGGCAAGAAGTACATCGCGTCTGCCTACCCCGTCACACCCTAA
- the sumf1 gene encoding formylglycine-generating enzyme, with protein MMDVTVYSVCVLVCVSVCCVRCEESRAQDCGCNSNTLSRPEGPPRAAEEEEEEEGEHPGLKYSKRANEEFVNKPEVLSKMVLLQGGWFLMGTDDPGVPQDGEGPQRRVWVDPFHIDEHEVTNLQFQYFSNITHHVTEAERFGDSFVFEGLLSEEVKSSLSHAVAAAPWWSPVKGADWRHPEGSDSSITHRMDHPVLHVSWADAQVYCEWAGRRLPSEAEWEFACRGGLEDRMYPWGNKLKPRGQHYANLWQGEFPIHNTAEDGFAQTSPVKMFPANAFGLYDMVGNVWEWTADWWHVHHTQDHAHNPKGPETGSERVKKGGSYMCHKSYCYRYRCAARSQNTPDSSASNLGFRCAADAPPSPLTPDPL; from the exons ATGATGGATGtgacagtgtacagtgtgtgtgtgttagtgtgtgtgagtgtgtgttgtgtgaggtGTGAGGAGAGTCGTGCTCAGGACTGCGGCTGTAACAGTAACACACTCTCCCGGCCTGAGGGACCGCCGCGTGcagcggaggaggaggaggaggaggagggggaacATCCGGGACTTAAATATTCTAAACGCGCCAATGAAGAGTTTGTGAATAAACCGGAAGTTCTCAGTAAG atggtaCTGCTGCAGGGTGGATGGTTCCTGATGGGAACAGATGATCCTGGTGTCCCTCAGGacggagaaggacctcagcgcCGGGTTTGGGTCGACCCGTTCCATATCGACGAGCACGAAGTCACCAACCTGCAGTTCCAATATTTTTCTAACATCACACACCATGTCacagag gCAGAGCGTTTTGGAGACTCATTTGTCTTTGAAGGATTACTGAGTGAAGAAGTGAAGAGCTCTTTATCTCATGCg GTTGCTGCTGCCCCCTGGTGGTCACCTGTTAAAGGCGCAGACTGGAGACACCCAGAGGGTTCTGATTCCTCTATAACACACAG gatggaCCACCCGGTGCTGCATGTGTCCTGGGCCGATGCTCAGGTTTACTGTGAGTGGGCGGGGCGCAGGTTACCCAGTGAGGCTGAGTGGGAGTTTGCCTGCAGAGGAGGACTAGAGGACAG gatgtacCCATGGGGTAATAAGCTGAAGCCCAGGGGGCAGCACTACGCTAATCTGTGGCAGGGAGAGTTTCCCATCCACAATACGGCTGAGGACGGCTTCGCTCAAACCTCACCG gtaaAGATGTTTCCTGCGAATGCGTTCGGTCTCTATGACATGGTGGGAAACGTGTGGGAGTGGACAGCAGACTGGTGGCATGTCCATCACACCCAAGACCACGCCCACAACccg AAAGGACcagaaacaggaagtgagcGAGTGAAGAAGGGAGGATCCTACATGTGTCACaag tCGTACTGTTACAGGTACAGGTGTGCAGCTCGCAGTCAGAACACTCCTGACAGCTCGGCCTCTAACCTCGGCTTCCGCTGTGCAGCTGATGCCCCACCATCACCTCTGACCCCTGACCCCTTATAG